One genomic window of Sodaliphilus pleomorphus includes the following:
- the rpsO gene encoding 30S ribosomal protein S15 yields MYLDSEKKKEIFGNYGKSNTDTGSPESQIALFSVRIAHLTEHLKVNKKDHTTQRALKMLVGKRRRLLDYLIRKDINRYRAIIARKELGIRK; encoded by the coding sequence ATGTACTTAGATTCAGAGAAGAAGAAAGAGATCTTCGGCAATTACGGTAAAAGCAATACTGATACTGGCTCGCCCGAGAGCCAGATTGCATTATTCTCGGTCCGTATCGCCCACTTGACCGAACACTTGAAGGTCAACAAAAAAGATCATACGACTCAACGTGCACTGAAGATGCTGGTAGGTAAGCGTCGCCGCTTGCTCGATTATCTCATCCGCAAGGACATCAACCGTTATCGCGCCATCATCGCCCGCAAGGAGCTTGGTATCCGCAAGTAA
- a CDS encoding N-acetylmuramoyl-L-alanine amidase-like domain-containing protein codes for MNNIYMTLFVIVLALTGLSGNAATRQQMRFHCEKDTAEINTLLQWGLKSGKTDPNALVSFYAHELLGRPYVAHTLDQTGNDEFLVIDVDEFDCTTFVETLYALARTTMSGHFSWRDYAANLENLRYRRGVLDGYASRLHYISEWAVDNISRGNIVEVSGDLPASKAEVKTINFMTTHRDLYPQLSDSATCAKLRNFEIGYRNHKFEYVRKNMVGVKDVKNALLEGDIVGLVTKIEGLDVSHMGIIVKDEKGDNYLLDASASAGKVQVEPLALPKYLEKVKTCTGLRVFRIVKQ; via the coding sequence ATGAACAACATTTACATGACCCTTTTTGTGATTGTCCTCGCCTTGACGGGACTGTCGGGCAATGCTGCCACGCGGCAGCAGATGCGCTTCCATTGTGAAAAGGACACAGCCGAAATCAACACCCTGCTGCAGTGGGGCCTCAAAAGCGGCAAGACCGATCCCAATGCGCTGGTGAGCTTCTATGCCCACGAGTTGCTGGGCCGGCCCTATGTTGCGCACACCCTCGACCAGACTGGCAACGACGAGTTTCTGGTGATCGACGTTGATGAGTTTGACTGCACTACATTTGTCGAGACGCTCTATGCGCTGGCCCGCACCACGATGAGTGGACACTTCTCCTGGCGAGACTATGCGGCCAACCTCGAGAACCTGCGCTACCGTCGCGGCGTGCTCGACGGCTATGCCTCGCGGCTGCACTACATCAGCGAGTGGGCGGTCGACAACATAAGCCGCGGCAACATCGTGGAGGTGTCGGGCGACTTGCCTGCCTCCAAGGCCGAGGTCAAGACCATCAATTTCATGACCACGCATCGCGACCTCTATCCCCAGCTCAGCGACAGTGCCACTTGTGCCAAGCTGCGCAATTTCGAGATTGGGTACCGCAACCACAAGTTTGAATACGTGCGCAAGAACATGGTGGGTGTGAAAGATGTGAAAAACGCCTTGCTCGAGGGCGACATTGTGGGGCTTGTGACCAAAATCGAGGGTCTCGACGTGTCGCACATGGGCATCATTGTAAAGGACGAGAAAGGCGACAACTACCTGCTCGACGCCTCGGCCTCGGCAGGCAAGGTGCAAGTCGAGCCCTTGGCCCTGCCCAAGTATCTTGAAAAAGTAAAAACTTGCACTGGCCTGCGGGTGTTCCGCATCGTCAAGCAATGA
- the typA gene encoding translational GTPase TypA: protein MQKIRNVAIIAHVDHGKTTLVDKMLAAGNLFRDNQEVGTQILDSNDIERERGITILSKNVSINYKGYKINIIDTPGHSDFGGEVERVLNMADGCLLLVDAFEGPMPQTRFVLQKALQIGLKPIVVINKVDKPNCRPDEVQEQVFELMCNLDANEDQLDFPTVFGSAKQGWMSNDWRKPTDNITAVLDAIIKYIPEPEQLEGTPQMLITSLDYSSYVGRIAVGRVHRGTLKDGMTIGLCKKDGTVEKQKIKELRTFEGMGQKRTDEVSSGDICAIIGLDDFEIGDTVTDADNPDPLPRIAIDEPTMSMLFTINDSPFFGKDGKYVTSRHINERLQHELQKNLALRVEKTDREDAWLVYGRGVLHLSVLIEEMRREGYELQVGQPQVIVKVIDGQKCEPFENLTINVPEEYSSKIIDMVTRRKGEMTSMETQNDRIHMEFKIPSRGIIGLRTNVLTASAGEAIMAHRFLDYEPWKGEIVRRTNGSLIAMESGTAYAYAIDKLQDRGKFFIFPQEPVYAGQVVGEHTKEKDLVINVTKSKKLTNVRASGSDEKAKIVPPVVFSLEEALEYIKADEYVEITPNHIRMRKIVLDELERKRIAKSKGQEED from the coding sequence ATGCAAAAGATTAGAAATGTTGCCATTATCGCCCATGTCGATCATGGTAAAACCACACTGGTCGACAAGATGCTTGCCGCTGGCAACTTGTTCCGTGACAATCAAGAAGTGGGTACGCAAATCCTCGACAGCAACGACATTGAGCGTGAGCGAGGAATCACAATCCTGTCGAAAAACGTTTCGATCAATTACAAAGGATATAAAATCAACATTATAGATACCCCGGGACACTCCGACTTCGGTGGTGAGGTTGAGCGCGTGCTCAACATGGCCGACGGATGCCTGTTGCTGGTTGATGCCTTCGAGGGTCCCATGCCTCAAACGCGTTTTGTGTTGCAGAAGGCCTTGCAGATAGGGCTCAAGCCCATCGTTGTCATCAACAAGGTCGACAAGCCCAATTGCCGGCCCGACGAAGTGCAGGAACAAGTGTTTGAGCTCATGTGCAACCTCGATGCCAACGAGGACCAGCTCGATTTTCCCACCGTGTTTGGCTCGGCCAAGCAAGGATGGATGAGCAACGACTGGCGCAAGCCCACCGACAACATCACGGCCGTGCTCGATGCAATCATCAAGTACATCCCCGAGCCCGAACAGCTCGAGGGCACACCGCAAATGCTCATCACCAGTCTCGACTACAGCAGCTATGTGGGCCGTATCGCTGTGGGCCGCGTGCATCGTGGCACACTCAAAGACGGCATGACCATAGGGCTGTGCAAGAAAGACGGCACTGTCGAGAAGCAGAAGATCAAGGAGTTGCGCACCTTTGAAGGCATGGGCCAAAAACGCACCGACGAGGTGAGCAGTGGCGATATATGTGCCATCATCGGGCTCGACGACTTCGAGATAGGCGACACCGTCACCGATGCCGACAATCCCGACCCCCTGCCACGCATAGCCATCGACGAGCCCACAATGTCGATGCTCTTCACCATCAACGACTCGCCCTTCTTCGGCAAGGACGGCAAGTATGTGACCTCGCGTCACATCAACGAGCGCTTGCAGCATGAGTTGCAGAAGAATCTCGCCCTGCGCGTCGAGAAGACCGACCGCGAGGATGCCTGGCTTGTGTATGGACGTGGAGTGCTCCACTTGAGCGTGCTCATCGAGGAGATGCGCCGCGAGGGCTATGAGCTGCAAGTGGGCCAGCCGCAAGTGATTGTAAAAGTTATCGATGGGCAGAAGTGTGAGCCTTTTGAAAACCTCACGATCAACGTGCCCGAGGAATATAGCAGCAAGATTATCGACATGGTCACGCGCCGCAAGGGCGAAATGACCTCGATGGAGACGCAGAACGACCGCATCCACATGGAGTTTAAGATACCCTCGCGCGGCATCATTGGATTGCGCACCAATGTGCTCACTGCCAGTGCCGGCGAGGCAATCATGGCACACCGCTTCCTCGACTATGAGCCTTGGAAGGGCGAAATCGTGCGCCGCACCAACGGGTCGCTCATTGCCATGGAGAGTGGCACAGCCTATGCCTACGCCATCGACAAGTTGCAAGACCGCGGCAAGTTCTTCATCTTCCCGCAAGAGCCGGTATATGCCGGTCAAGTGGTGGGTGAGCACACCAAGGAGAAGGACCTGGTCATCAATGTGACCAAGAGCAAGAAGCTCACCAACGTGCGTGCTTCGGGCAGCGACGAGAAGGCCAAGATTGTGCCTCCTGTTGTGTTCAGCCTGGAAGAGGCGCTTGAGTATATCAAGGCCGACGAGTATGTGGAAATCACTCCCAACCACATCAGAATGCGCAAGATTGTGCTCGACGAGCTTGAGCGTAAGCGCATAGCCAAGTCTAAGGGCCAGGAGGAGGATTGA
- a CDS encoding T9SS type A sorting domain-containing protein codes for MKRLWAICVMVLCFSLGTVSMAQLQWTPATHRITSRSLVDPDVTDGIEIYGKDGIITIRTPRRIQVRVFTILGQLVSQAVLNPGASELKIGARGIYIVKIGNITQKVAL; via the coding sequence ATGAAACGTTTATGGGCGATATGCGTGATGGTATTGTGCTTCTCGTTGGGCACAGTGTCGATGGCCCAGCTCCAGTGGACACCAGCCACACATCGCATCACAAGCCGCAGTCTGGTAGACCCCGACGTGACCGACGGCATTGAAATCTATGGCAAGGATGGCATTATCACCATCCGCACACCGAGGCGCATACAAGTGCGAGTGTTTACTATTTTGGGTCAGCTCGTGTCGCAGGCCGTGTTAAATCCTGGGGCCTCAGAGTTGAAGATAGGTGCAAGAGGTATCTATATTGTGAAAATAGGCAACATAACTCAGAAGGTGGCTTTGTGA
- a CDS encoding branched-chain amino acid aminotransferase encodes MSELKNIDWSHLAFDYVKTDYNVRCAFDGSKWGDIQVSDSEYINLHMAASCLQYGQEIFEGQKAFRGKDGKVRLFRIEENCKRIQDSARGLMMEPIETEKFIEMAEKVIKLNARFIPPYGSGSSLYLRPLEIGVTPRVGVRSATDYLMLIFATPVGNYFAQGFTTCKVVIYREYDRAAPCGTGRWKVGGNYAGGLRATERAKQHGYSAALFLDPKEKKYLDECGPANFFIIEGDRYITPKSNSILPSITNMSLQQIAKDMGLKVECRPVPVEELAQADEAAECGTAAVATPISEVYDYDNDIHYVISKDGKPGPVVTELYHRLQAIQKGEAPDVHGWMREIDV; translated from the coding sequence ATGAGCGAACTAAAAAACATCGATTGGTCACATCTTGCTTTTGACTATGTTAAAACCGATTACAACGTGCGTTGTGCTTTTGATGGCAGCAAGTGGGGAGATATTCAAGTCTCTGACAGCGAGTATATCAATCTTCACATGGCAGCATCGTGCCTGCAATACGGGCAGGAGATTTTTGAAGGTCAGAAAGCCTTCCGTGGCAAGGACGGCAAGGTGCGCCTGTTCCGCATCGAGGAGAACTGCAAGCGCATCCAGGACAGCGCTCGCGGCTTGATGATGGAGCCCATCGAGACTGAAAAATTTATTGAAATGGCCGAAAAGGTCATCAAACTCAATGCCCGCTTCATTCCGCCCTACGGCAGCGGCAGCAGCTTGTATCTGCGTCCTCTCGAGATTGGAGTGACACCGCGGGTGGGTGTGCGCTCGGCCACCGACTACTTGATGCTGATCTTTGCCACGCCTGTAGGCAACTATTTTGCACAAGGCTTCACTACCTGCAAGGTGGTGATATACCGCGAGTATGACCGTGCGGCACCATGCGGCACTGGCCGGTGGAAGGTGGGCGGCAACTATGCCGGCGGCCTGCGTGCCACCGAGCGTGCCAAGCAACATGGCTACTCGGCAGCTCTGTTCCTTGACCCTAAAGAGAAGAAATATCTTGACGAGTGCGGCCCGGCCAACTTCTTCATCATCGAGGGTGACCGCTATATCACGCCCAAGTCCAACTCGATACTTCCGTCGATCACCAACATGAGCCTGCAGCAGATTGCCAAAGACATGGGCCTGAAGGTGGAGTGCCGTCCTGTCCCTGTCGAGGAGCTTGCGCAAGCCGACGAGGCTGCCGAGTGCGGAACGGCTGCCGTGGCCACTCCCATCAGCGAGGTTTACGACTACGACAACGATATCCACTATGTGATTTCCAAGGACGGCAAGCCTGGTCCTGTGGTCACCGAGCTCTATCATCGCCTGCAAGCCATCCAGAAAGGTGAAGCCCCCGACGTGCACGGATGGATGAGAGAAATCGATGTGTGA
- a CDS encoding YiiX/YebB-like N1pC/P60 family cysteine hydrolase, translating into MRFFFILVTLLLALELPAQHAVPLHSLNDGDLLFVVTPQGNAITQVTQGVQQLPVDHVAIFHWRTTDSIATVVQAIGKGVVMEPLDSLYSESGPGSFLLVGRLNCDFDTTASITRAMTFLGCPYDYYYEPGDSAIYCSELVLKSYVGHSGNFIFSPIPMTFRDSSGAVPEYWTRHYAKRGLKVPEGEPGSNPGDLSRRPCVSLLGRLDPLSK; encoded by the coding sequence ATGCGATTTTTTTTCATCTTGGTCACCTTGTTGCTGGCGCTGGAGCTGCCAGCACAGCATGCAGTGCCGCTACACAGCCTCAACGATGGCGACCTGCTCTTTGTGGTCACGCCGCAGGGCAATGCTATCACTCAGGTCACCCAGGGTGTGCAGCAGCTGCCCGTCGACCATGTGGCCATCTTTCACTGGCGCACGACCGACAGCATTGCCACTGTGGTCCAGGCCATAGGCAAGGGCGTGGTGATGGAGCCTCTCGACTCCCTTTACAGCGAATCGGGCCCCGGGTCGTTTCTGCTTGTGGGCAGGTTGAATTGCGACTTCGACACCACGGCCTCCATAACCCGGGCCATGACCTTCCTGGGCTGCCCCTACGATTACTACTACGAGCCTGGCGACAGCGCCATCTATTGCAGCGAGCTGGTGCTCAAGAGCTATGTGGGGCATAGCGGCAATTTCATTTTTTCGCCCATTCCCATGACATTTCGCGACAGCAGCGGCGCTGTGCCCGAGTATTGGACCCGCCACTATGCCAAGCGTGGCCTCAAGGTGCCCGAGGGCGAGCCGGGCTCCAATCCCGGCGACCTGTCGCGTCGTCCCTGCGTGAGCCTGTTGGGCCGCCTCGACCCGCTGAGCAAGTAG
- a CDS encoding HD domain-containing protein, translating to MIDYNNIIERYYTPGNDDYELLTRHSTQVAMLARQLCERLIAGMHPVDEDFVWEASMLHDIGIFKTHAPSIYCNGTEPYICHGVIGRHLLESIGLFRHALVCERHTGAGLTAQEIIDQGLPLPHRDMLPLSLEEKVVCYADKFYSKSHIAPAKPIEQVRQQLSKFGQGTLSRFDAMVQLLGVPDYASLDGELN from the coding sequence ATGATCGACTACAACAATATTATTGAGCGTTACTACACGCCAGGAAATGATGATTATGAGTTGCTCACGAGGCACAGCACCCAGGTGGCCATGCTGGCCAGGCAGCTGTGTGAGCGCCTCATTGCAGGCATGCATCCTGTCGACGAGGATTTTGTGTGGGAGGCATCGATGCTGCACGACATAGGCATTTTCAAGACTCATGCGCCCAGCATCTATTGCAACGGCACCGAGCCCTATATATGCCACGGTGTGATAGGCCGCCACCTGCTCGAAAGCATAGGTCTCTTCAGACACGCTCTCGTGTGTGAGCGGCACACTGGCGCCGGCCTCACGGCTCAGGAAATCATCGACCAGGGCCTGCCGCTGCCTCACCGCGACATGCTTCCCTTGAGCCTGGAGGAGAAAGTGGTGTGCTATGCCGACAAGTTCTACAGCAAGTCGCACATCGCGCCAGCCAAGCCCATCGAGCAGGTGAGGCAACAGCTGTCCAAGTTTGGCCAGGGCACCTTGTCACGCTTCGACGCCATGGTCCAGCTGCTGGGTGTGCCCGACTATGCGTCGCTCGACGGGGAGCTCAACTGA
- a CDS encoding glycoside hydrolase family 9 protein translates to MLLRVSITLISAVAALSTWAGSWIRINQVGYLPQSTKVAVLMSEDKLDVSSFVLVDAATGQVVYTGKTVRPMGAMGKMKSTFRLDFSSFRTPGNYYIKAGEAASPKVAIGGHVYDGAADFVLNYMRQQRCGYNPFQRDSCHTKDAYIKYHPTKEGKHIDVRGGWHDAADLLQYTTTSANAIYQMMFAYQQCPDVFTDHYAANGLPGANGIPDIIDEIYWGLDWLDRMNPEKGELYNQIADDRDHIGTKMPKDDPADYGWGPNNGRPVYYVTGRPQQRGKFMNATMGAASTAGKFASDFALGSAVLKPWYPQFAARIGAKAADAYQVGIDKPGNTQTVSVVSPYIYEEDNWVDDMELGAIELYHRTGDKKYLNQSVEYGRREPVTPWMGADSARHYQWYPFMNMGHYQLAKAGNRRLKAEFLRNMRTGIERVWERAQSHPFMWGIPGIWCSNNLTTAMLTQCILYRTLSGDTRYEEMEGALRDWLLGCNPWGTSMIVGLPSDGVWPHACHSNWVFQNVGIPTGGLVDGPVYTTIFNSLKGVNITNDMPNVTSNPYLEFQPGDVVYHDNTHDYSTNEPTMDGTASLTFPLAYYQEQGKAYDEGMADRNVYDQGGIVRGDTAVKKMCLVFTSYDRIDGYNAITQALMKHGVKGNFFFTGKFISKYPDLVRQLVAAGHYVGSHSYGHFLYCSWSDRSRTLVSKKKFDKDIDKSYAQLSRFGLNKQNAQFFMPPFEYYNSTISAWARDKGLRLVNLTPGILTCYDYTYPGIKDGKYRDSQSLYDSLMQYERLHTLNGAIVLMHLGTVPQRVDKFYDRLDDIIAVLQAKGYRMVTIDDLTGL, encoded by the coding sequence ATGTTACTACGAGTTTCAATCACGTTGATTTCGGCAGTTGCAGCGCTCTCGACCTGGGCGGGCAGCTGGATTCGCATCAATCAAGTGGGCTACCTCCCGCAGTCGACCAAGGTGGCTGTGCTCATGAGCGAGGACAAGCTCGACGTGAGCAGCTTTGTCCTTGTTGACGCCGCTACAGGGCAGGTCGTTTACACGGGCAAGACCGTGCGCCCCATGGGAGCGATGGGTAAAATGAAGTCAACTTTCCGCCTGGATTTTTCCAGCTTCCGCACTCCTGGCAATTACTACATCAAGGCAGGCGAGGCTGCCTCGCCTAAGGTGGCCATAGGCGGCCACGTCTATGACGGCGCGGCCGACTTTGTGTTGAATTACATGCGCCAGCAGCGGTGTGGCTACAATCCGTTTCAGCGCGACAGCTGCCACACCAAGGATGCCTACATCAAGTATCATCCCACCAAGGAAGGCAAGCACATCGATGTGCGCGGTGGCTGGCACGATGCTGCCGACTTGTTGCAGTACACCACCACCTCGGCCAATGCTATCTACCAGATGATGTTTGCCTATCAGCAGTGTCCCGATGTGTTTACCGACCACTATGCTGCCAACGGCCTGCCTGGTGCTAACGGCATCCCCGACATCATCGACGAGATATATTGGGGACTCGACTGGCTCGACCGCATGAATCCCGAGAAGGGCGAGCTCTACAACCAGATTGCCGACGACCGTGACCACATAGGCACCAAGATGCCTAAAGACGACCCTGCCGACTATGGCTGGGGCCCCAACAACGGCCGCCCGGTGTACTACGTCACCGGCAGGCCGCAGCAACGGGGCAAGTTCATGAATGCCACGATGGGGGCGGCCAGCACGGCAGGAAAGTTTGCAAGCGATTTTGCTCTTGGCTCTGCGGTACTTAAACCGTGGTATCCGCAATTTGCCGCACGCATCGGCGCCAAGGCTGCCGATGCCTACCAGGTGGGCATCGACAAGCCTGGCAACACCCAAACGGTGTCGGTGGTGTCGCCCTACATCTATGAGGAAGACAACTGGGTCGACGACATGGAGCTGGGGGCCATAGAACTGTATCACCGCACGGGCGACAAGAAGTACCTCAACCAGTCGGTCGAGTACGGGCGCCGCGAGCCTGTGACACCATGGATGGGGGCCGACAGCGCACGTCACTATCAGTGGTACCCCTTCATGAACATGGGACACTACCAGCTCGCCAAGGCGGGCAATCGGCGTCTCAAGGCCGAGTTCCTGCGCAACATGCGCACTGGCATAGAGCGCGTGTGGGAACGCGCCCAGTCACATCCTTTCATGTGGGGAATCCCGGGCATATGGTGCTCCAACAACTTGACCACGGCCATGCTCACGCAGTGCATACTCTACCGCACGCTCTCGGGCGACACGCGCTACGAGGAGATGGAAGGCGCCTTGCGCGACTGGCTGCTGGGTTGCAACCCATGGGGCACAAGCATGATAGTGGGATTGCCCAGCGATGGCGTGTGGCCGCATGCCTGCCACAGCAATTGGGTGTTTCAAAATGTGGGCATCCCCACTGGAGGACTGGTCGACGGCCCTGTCTACACCACCATCTTCAACAGCTTGAAGGGGGTGAACATCACCAACGACATGCCCAATGTCACCAGCAATCCCTACCTGGAATTCCAGCCAGGCGACGTGGTGTATCACGACAACACCCACGACTATTCTACCAACGAGCCCACGATGGACGGCACCGCCTCGCTCACCTTCCCGCTTGCCTACTATCAGGAGCAGGGCAAGGCCTACGACGAGGGCATGGCCGACCGCAACGTGTATGACCAGGGCGGCATCGTGCGCGGCGACACTGCTGTCAAGAAGATGTGTCTCGTGTTCACGTCCTACGACCGCATCGACGGCTACAATGCGATCACTCAGGCGCTCATGAAGCATGGAGTGAAAGGCAACTTCTTCTTTACCGGCAAGTTCATCAGTAAGTACCCCGACCTTGTGCGGCAACTCGTGGCTGCCGGCCACTATGTGGGCAGCCACAGCTACGGGCATTTCCTGTATTGCTCGTGGAGCGACCGCAGCCGCACGCTTGTGAGCAAGAAAAAGTTTGACAAAGACATCGACAAGAGTTATGCCCAGCTGTCGCGGTTTGGCCTCAACAAGCAGAATGCGCAATTTTTCATGCCACCTTTTGAGTATTACAACTCCACCATATCGGCATGGGCTCGCGACAAGGGCTTGCGGCTGGTCAATCTCACGCCTGGCATTCTCACTTGCTACGACTACACCTATCCTGGCATCAAAGATGGCAAGTATCGCGACAGCCAGTCGCTCTACGACAGCTTGATGCAATACGAGCGCCTGCACACGCTCAACGGGGCAATCGTCTTGATGCACCTGGGCACAGTGCCGCAGCGTGTCGACAAGTTCTACGACCGTCTCGACGACATCATCGCTGTCTTGCAAGCCAAGGGCTACCGCATGGTGACCATCGACGACTTGACCGGGCTGTAG
- a CDS encoding putative LPS assembly protein LptD — translation MASIAVLCFGQAAAQHQAQAQSRGQASALHDQGGIAAAVDSIAGVKPADKKTSVPADTARFKKIKVDLDHAVDFSAKDSIVMYGQNNAHMFGSSTVNYGDVQLTAQQLNMDMDKHEIYAVGVPDTTGELQGNPVFKDNSGEYESREMTYNYKTQKGLIKNIVTEQGEGYLTGGITKKMDNGDYYMQNGKYTTCDNHDHPHFYFQLTKAKVRPKKDVVTGPAYMVLEDLPLPLAVPFGFFPFSEKYHSGILVPTFGEDYNRGFYFRNGGYYFAINDYVDLALTGEIYTRGSWGLTAQSNYSKRYKYHGSFNASYLTTVTGDKGEDDYSKMHNFSLTWTHSQDSKANPNMTFSASVNFATSGYSRNNLDSYYNSSFTENTKSSTVNWTYKIPDSKWSVSATASIAQRSADSTLSVSFPNFTVTLSQTAPFKRKHAVGNERWYEKIKLSYTGRFQNSLTAKENEFFHKSLVKDWRNAVSHSIPVSATFNVFKYFNLTPSITMNDRMYTSKIRQQWDPNASAVVRDTSYNFYNVFDFNMSLGLSTKIYGFFKPLKFLGDKVQMIRHVITPTITFSASPDFSTRFWGYYGHYSYTDASGSERTVKYPYFSNGLYGYPGSGKTGMVSFNFANNLEMKVKSDQDSTGFKKVSLIENLTLSQSYNFAADSLRWSNLSTSILLRLTKGFNLNLSATWDVYKYALNEAGTPVRVNKLRLLHGGGWGRLASTGTSFSYTLNNSTFKKLFGRGKKDDDDNKKKQQEDEHKDFSRGSEDDGKPDDPRKEQDNTIALRPDGYMQWDCPWSLTFNYSLTYGYGSFNYKKLEYNGRWTQNLSMNGNIKPTKNWNFSFSASYNFDQHKIAYMNCSVTREMHCFTMSASFVPVGPYKSYSFHIAVKSSILSDVKYDKHSSYSNGVQWY, via the coding sequence ATGGCGTCGATAGCTGTGCTGTGCTTTGGCCAGGCAGCTGCGCAGCATCAAGCGCAGGCCCAGTCGCGCGGTCAGGCTTCGGCCTTGCACGACCAGGGCGGCATCGCAGCAGCTGTCGACTCTATTGCCGGCGTGAAACCTGCCGACAAAAAGACATCGGTCCCGGCCGATACTGCACGCTTCAAGAAGATCAAGGTCGACCTTGACCATGCTGTCGACTTCTCGGCCAAGGACTCTATCGTGATGTACGGGCAAAACAATGCCCACATGTTTGGTTCCAGCACAGTCAACTATGGCGATGTGCAACTCACTGCCCAACAGCTCAACATGGACATGGACAAGCACGAAATCTATGCCGTGGGCGTGCCCGACACTACTGGCGAGCTGCAAGGCAACCCTGTGTTTAAGGACAACAGCGGCGAGTATGAGTCGCGGGAGATGACCTACAACTATAAGACCCAGAAGGGACTCATCAAGAATATCGTGACCGAGCAGGGCGAGGGTTATCTCACGGGCGGCATCACCAAGAAGATGGACAACGGCGACTACTACATGCAAAACGGCAAGTACACTACTTGCGACAACCACGACCACCCGCACTTCTATTTCCAGCTCACCAAGGCCAAGGTGCGCCCCAAGAAGGACGTGGTCACAGGCCCTGCCTACATGGTGCTCGAAGACTTGCCCTTGCCCTTGGCGGTGCCATTTGGCTTCTTCCCTTTCAGCGAGAAGTACCACAGCGGCATTCTGGTGCCCACCTTCGGCGAGGACTACAACCGTGGATTTTACTTCCGCAACGGCGGCTACTACTTTGCCATCAACGACTATGTCGACCTTGCGCTCACTGGCGAAATCTACACCCGCGGTTCATGGGGACTCACAGCACAGTCCAACTACTCCAAGCGCTACAAGTATCATGGTAGCTTCAATGCCAGCTATCTCACCACTGTCACTGGCGACAAGGGCGAGGACGACTACTCCAAGATGCACAACTTCAGCCTCACGTGGACCCACTCGCAAGACTCCAAGGCCAACCCCAACATGACCTTCTCGGCAAGTGTCAACTTTGCCACCAGCGGCTACTCGCGCAACAATCTTGATTCTTACTACAACAGCTCCTTTACCGAGAATACCAAGAGCAGCACGGTGAACTGGACCTACAAGATACCCGACTCGAAGTGGAGCGTGTCGGCCACCGCCAGCATCGCCCAGCGCTCGGCCGACTCCACGCTGTCGGTCTCCTTTCCCAACTTCACTGTCACCCTCTCGCAGACGGCTCCATTCAAGCGCAAGCATGCCGTGGGCAACGAGCGGTGGTATGAGAAAATCAAGCTTTCCTACACAGGTCGCTTCCAGAACTCGCTCACTGCCAAGGAAAACGAGTTCTTCCACAAGAGCCTGGTGAAGGACTGGCGCAACGCCGTGTCGCACAGCATCCCCGTCTCGGCCACCTTCAATGTGTTTAAGTACTTCAACCTCACGCCCTCGATCACGATGAACGACCGCATGTATACCAGCAAGATACGCCAGCAGTGGGATCCCAATGCCAGCGCGGTAGTGCGTGACACCTCCTATAACTTCTACAACGTGTTCGACTTCAACATGTCGCTGGGCTTGAGTACAAAAATATATGGTTTCTTCAAGCCCCTGAAGTTTTTGGGCGACAAGGTGCAGATGATACGCCACGTCATCACTCCCACCATCACTTTCTCGGCTTCGCCCGACTTCAGCACTCGCTTTTGGGGCTACTACGGCCACTATAGCTATACCGATGCCTCAGGCAGCGAGCGAACGGTGAAATACCCCTACTTCAGCAACGGGCTCTATGGCTATCCGGGTTCGGGCAAAACTGGCATGGTGAGCTTCAACTTTGCCAACAACTTGGAAATGAAGGTCAAGAGCGACCAGGACAGCACAGGTTTCAAGAAGGTGTCGCTCATCGAGAATCTCACCTTGAGCCAGAGCTACAACTTTGCTGCCGACTCGCTGCGCTGGAGCAACCTTTCCACATCCATCCTGCTGCGTCTCACTAAGGGTTTCAACCTCAATCTGAGCGCCACGTGGGACGTTTACAAGTATGCCCTCAACGAGGCGGGCACCCCGGTGCGTGTCAACAAGCTGCGACTGCTGCACGGCGGTGGCTGGGGCCGACTGGCAAGCACAGGCACCTCATTCTCCTACACGCTCAACAACAGCACGTTCAAAAAACTGTTTGGCCGCGGCAAAAAGGACGACGACGACAACAAGAAGAAGCAGCAGGAAGACGAACACAAGGATTTCTCGCGCGGATCGGAAGACGACGGCAAGCCCGACGACCCCCGCAAGGAGCAAGACAACACCATCGCCCTGCGCCCCGATGGCTACATGCAGTGGGATTGCCCGTGGAGCCTCACCTTCAACTACTCGCTCACCTATGGCTATGGCTCGTTCAACTACAAGAAACTTGAGTATAATGGCCGATGGACGCAAAACTTGAGCATGAACGGCAATATCAAGCCCACCAAGAACTGGAACTTCTCGTTCTCGGCCAGCTACAACTTCGATCAGCACAAGATTGCCTACATGAATTGCTCGGTCACACGCGAGATGCACTGCTTCACGATGAGCGCCAGTTTCGTGCCCGTGGGCCCCTACAAGAGCTACAGCTTCCACATTGCGGTCAAGTCGTCGATTTTGAGCGATGTCAAGTACGACAAGCACTCGAGCTACAGCAACGGCGTGCAATGGTATTGA